A genomic region of Candidatus Micrarchaeota archaeon contains the following coding sequences:
- the radA gene encoding DNA repair and recombination protein RadA, whose protein sequence is MGKGIITELEDLPGVGPAKAEKLREANYDMQKIAAASPHELAEVIEVNVNTAKKIIEAAKDALDTTFETAYEFNERRKQVGRITTGSKNLDALLGGGIETMAITEFYGKFGSAKTQVGFQLAVNVQLPKDQGGLEGGVIFIDTESTFRPDRIRELAEYKGLDPEEVLKNILVAKAINSDHQIVLVEKAEDYIKEHNIKLLIVDSLTSHFRVDYLGRGSLSERQQKLNKHVHTLQHLADKYNIAVYVTNQVMDNPGVLFGDPTTPIGGHVLGHAATYRVYLRRGKDNKRVARLVDSPCLPDSECVFRVTEKGITD, encoded by the coding sequence ATGGGTAAAGGTATAATCACCGAGCTTGAAGACCTCCCAGGAGTTGGACCTGCCAAAGCAGAAAAACTCAGAGAGGCCAACTATGATATGCAAAAGATCGCGGCCGCATCACCTCACGAACTTGCAGAGGTCATAGAGGTAAACGTGAACACCGCAAAGAAGATCATAGAGGCTGCAAAGGATGCGTTGGACACTACCTTTGAGACTGCTTACGAATTTAACGAGCGAAGGAAACAGGTCGGCAGGATCACCACCGGGTCCAAAAACCTCGATGCATTACTCGGCGGCGGTATAGAAACAATGGCTATTACTGAGTTCTACGGTAAATTCGGTTCTGCTAAAACACAGGTCGGGTTTCAATTGGCTGTCAACGTGCAACTGCCAAAGGACCAGGGCGGATTGGAAGGCGGTGTGATATTCATAGATACTGAAAGTACTTTCAGACCAGATAGGATCAGGGAACTTGCCGAATACAAAGGCCTCGACCCTGAGGAAGTGCTCAAGAACATACTCGTTGCAAAAGCGATTAATTCCGACCACCAGATCGTCCTTGTTGAAAAGGCGGAGGACTACATAAAAGAGCATAACATAAAACTGTTGATCGTTGACTCGTTGACATCCCATTTCAGAGTAGATTATCTCGGTCGCGGGTCGCTCAGCGAACGTCAGCAGAAACTCAACAAACACGTGCATACGCTTCAGCATCTGGCAGACAAGTATAACATAGCAGTGTACGTGACCAACCAGGTGATGGATAACCCGGGCGTGCTGTTCGGTGACCCCACTACTCCGATCGGCGGACACGTCCTCGGTCATGCAGCCACTTACAGGGTTTATCTGAGAAGGGGTAAAGACAACAAACGTGTGGCAAGACTCGTCGATTCGCCGTGTCTCCCGGATAGCGAATGCGTGTTCAGGGTAACGGAAAAGGGTATCACGGACTGA
- the metK gene encoding methionine adenosyltransferase produces the protein MSYRFFTSESVLPGHPDKLCDQISDAILDAILRKDRTARVAIDTTVTKGVCHIFGEVGTRASIDYERIARNVMKQVGYTDEEIGMDYRTCEVITDVHEQSPEIARAVVKKREIGAGDQGIMFGYAIKHTEELMPLPIMLAHRLAERLYRARVNKVLPYLRPDGKTQVTVEFEDGLPVRVDSVVLAAQHDGSVPKERIEEDLIKYVILPVIGEWMDSNTKIYINRSGRFVMGGPAADSGLTGKKPAVDTYGGWAHHGGGCLSGKDPTKVDRSAAYMARFVAKNIVGLGLADEFELQLAYVIGRPRPVSVSFETFGTEHVNRKKIEKVVNRFTYRPKEMIEMLNLRRPIYRKTAVFGHFGRDIFPWERIRRALFR, from the coding sequence ATGAGTTACAGATTCTTCACTTCGGAATCGGTGTTACCTGGTCATCCGGATAAACTGTGCGACCAGATCTCAGACGCAATACTGGACGCGATACTCCGTAAGGACAGGACAGCACGTGTGGCCATCGATACAACGGTGACAAAGGGTGTCTGCCACATATTCGGTGAAGTCGGTACCCGAGCCAGTATTGACTACGAGAGGATAGCCCGTAACGTGATGAAACAGGTAGGGTACACAGATGAAGAGATAGGTATGGACTACAGGACGTGTGAAGTTATAACCGATGTTCATGAACAATCACCAGAGATAGCGCGCGCAGTCGTTAAAAAAAGGGAGATAGGTGCAGGGGACCAGGGAATCATGTTCGGTTACGCGATCAAACATACAGAAGAACTCATGCCTCTACCGATAATGTTAGCACATCGGTTAGCGGAACGGTTGTACAGGGCAAGGGTCAACAAAGTATTACCTTACCTGAGACCGGACGGTAAGACACAAGTGACTGTCGAATTTGAAGACGGGTTACCTGTACGCGTCGATTCGGTTGTGCTGGCTGCACAACACGACGGGTCGGTACCCAAGGAAAGGATTGAAGAAGACCTCATCAAATACGTTATACTACCGGTGATCGGTGAATGGATGGATTCGAACACTAAGATTTACATCAATCGATCAGGACGGTTTGTGATGGGCGGTCCGGCGGCTGACTCGGGTTTGACCGGAAAGAAACCGGCTGTAGATACATATGGGGGATGGGCGCACCACGGCGGTGGATGTCTGTCCGGTAAGGACCCGACCAAAGTCGACAGAAGCGCTGCTTACATGGCACGGTTCGTTGCAAAAAACATCGTCGGTTTAGGTCTTGCCGATGAGTTCGAACTTCAACTCGCTTACGTGATCGGACGACCTAGGCCCGTGTCTGTATCGTTCGAAACCTTTGGAACAGAACATGTAAACCGTAAGAAGATAGAGAAGGTCGTAAACAGATTCACGTACAGACCGAAAGAGATGATAGAGATGCTTAACCTAAGAAGACCTATCTACAGGAAGACAGCCGTCTTCGGTCATTTCGGTAGAGACATATTCCCTTGGGAACGGATCAGACGTGCATTGTTCAGGTGA
- a CDS encoding DNA-directed RNA polymerase subunit K, translated as MVLVEITDYEDLTKYEKARVIGARALQLDLGAPPLITVPEGTTDSIALAKEEFRRRVIPLIVLREKRQ; from the coding sequence ATGGTGCTAGTTGAGATTACGGATTATGAAGACCTTACAAAGTACGAGAAGGCGCGCGTGATCGGGGCACGTGCCCTCCAATTAGACCTCGGAGCACCCCCGCTTATAACCGTTCCGGAAGGTACTACCGATTCGATAGCGTTGGCAAAGGAGGAGTTCAGAAGAAGGGTAATACCTTTGATAGTGCTTAGGGAAAAACGTCAGTGA
- a CDS encoding PH domain-containing protein, giving the protein MATLELRRLSPKIKYLWFMQYIVAGLIVWIVLSVVAVSIDLPVLSRFSDATRMLVVLAVVMIFLLPVLLWLELKYRSFTYTLTDESIIIREGVIAKKQVDIPYVSIENVDVKKPVIYRLLGLGVVSIDTAGGTGKEGVLPGVDRPDDLVNEILERIKAVRGAGEKAREERSLMLLENILNELVGLRNDIQELFVAKEEHRPRKRRKKSEKREIPSPTEPIADTKLR; this is encoded by the coding sequence ATGGCTACTCTGGAACTGAGACGGTTGAGCCCTAAGATCAAATACCTATGGTTCATGCAGTACATCGTAGCAGGTTTGATCGTATGGATAGTGCTTTCAGTAGTCGCTGTCTCTATCGACCTACCTGTTCTTTCCAGGTTTTCTGATGCGACGCGTATGCTCGTCGTTCTTGCAGTCGTGATGATATTTCTTCTCCCCGTCCTGTTGTGGTTGGAACTCAAGTACAGGAGTTTTACCTATACCCTGACCGATGAAAGCATAATAATAAGGGAGGGGGTGATAGCTAAGAAACAGGTTGACATACCTTATGTGTCTATCGAGAATGTGGATGTCAAGAAACCCGTGATATACCGGTTGTTGGGGTTGGGAGTGGTCAGTATCGACACCGCTGGCGGTACCGGTAAGGAAGGTGTGCTACCGGGTGTAGACCGTCCGGACGACCTTGTGAACGAGATATTGGAAAGGATCAAGGCGGTCCGTGGTGCGGGTGAGAAGGCGAGGGAGGAACGGTCCCTCATGCTTCTGGAGAACATACTCAATGAACTTGTCGGATTACGTAACGATATTCAGGAACTGTTCGTGGCAAAAGAGGAACACAGGCCCAGGAAACGTCGTAAGAAAAGCGAAAAACGCGAGATTCCTTCACCCACCGAACCGATCGCGGATACAAAGCTCAGGTAA
- a CDS encoding NAD(P)/FAD-dependent oxidoreductase, which yields MENYDAIVVGAGPAGSMAAKTLAEKGRSVLLVERKKEIGAPVRCGEGFGAHWEKALGIKIDEHAISCRINGAKLFSPDLEKSLTVKYDESKGYVLDRKVFDKQLAIDAARRGAEITVKSEVVDVIREGDRVTGVVIENDNGKQKVNAEVVIAADGAESRVARMAGLATASTLYDSDTGYEYELVNVDCEDLIELYFSNEYAKRGYLWVFPKGKDVANVGVGIGGHVQGCTAKECLDRWMKGPMKERFKHAQPVAIKGGLIPVGLYTGKIVGNGIVVIGTAAHLVDPIHGGGIALAMHSGVIAGNVVDEALESRDVSEKALHRFVEEWEKSQGKKLKKRLLLRKALEKLTDDDFNYVFRVLSDEDITLLLQGKYAPVVKKVLVGRPQLLKVLSALL from the coding sequence ATGGAAAATTATGATGCGATTGTAGTAGGTGCAGGTCCGGCCGGTTCGATGGCAGCCAAAACATTGGCCGAAAAAGGTAGGTCTGTGCTGCTTGTGGAAAGAAAGAAGGAGATCGGCGCACCTGTCAGATGCGGGGAAGGGTTCGGTGCACATTGGGAGAAGGCATTGGGTATCAAGATAGATGAACATGCGATATCGTGTCGAATAAACGGTGCAAAACTGTTTTCTCCGGATTTGGAAAAATCGTTAACCGTAAAATATGATGAATCTAAGGGATATGTTCTGGATAGAAAGGTCTTCGATAAACAACTCGCCATCGATGCGGCCCGCAGAGGTGCGGAGATTACGGTGAAATCAGAGGTTGTTGATGTTATAAGGGAAGGGGACCGTGTTACCGGCGTTGTAATAGAAAACGACAACGGCAAACAGAAGGTCAATGCTGAGGTAGTGATAGCGGCGGACGGTGCCGAATCGCGTGTCGCACGCATGGCAGGTCTCGCCACAGCATCGACACTTTACGACAGCGATACAGGGTACGAATACGAACTTGTCAACGTTGATTGTGAGGATTTGATCGAACTGTACTTCTCGAACGAATACGCAAAACGCGGTTACCTCTGGGTATTTCCCAAGGGTAAGGATGTGGCGAACGTAGGTGTAGGCATCGGCGGACATGTTCAGGGTTGCACGGCTAAGGAATGTCTGGACAGATGGATGAAAGGTCCTATGAAGGAGAGGTTCAAACATGCGCAACCGGTTGCCATCAAAGGTGGTCTCATACCTGTCGGTTTGTACACCGGTAAGATAGTCGGTAACGGTATAGTTGTTATAGGGACGGCCGCGCACCTCGTTGATCCGATCCACGGGGGAGGTATAGCGTTGGCCATGCACTCAGGAGTGATAGCAGGCAATGTTGTGGACGAGGCGTTGGAGAGCAGAGATGTCTCCGAAAAGGCGTTGCACAGGTTCGTTGAAGAGTGGGAGAAATCGCAAGGTAAAAAACTTAAGAAGAGATTACTCTTGAGGAAGGCGCTGGAAAAGCTTACAGATGACGATTTTAACTACGTGTTCAGGGTGCTTTCGGATGAAGATATCACTCTTCTGTTACAGGGTAAATACGCGCCTGTTGTAAAGAAGGTGTTGGTGGGCAGGCCCCAACTTTTAAAAGTGTTGAGCGCACTATTATAA
- a CDS encoding 4Fe-4S binding protein, whose product MGEVKIDTDKCIYCGACVGVCPVLALRLKDVVVEWDPEKCVYCGNCEQICPAGAIKVIKE is encoded by the coding sequence ATGGGTGAAGTGAAGATAGATACAGACAAATGTATATACTGCGGAGCATGTGTAGGCGTGTGTCCTGTCCTGGCGTTGAGATTGAAGGATGTTGTTGTAGAATGGGACCCTGAGAAATGTGTGTACTGCGGTAACTGCGAACAGATCTGTCCGGCAGGCGCCATAAAAGTTATCAAAGAATAA